The Mycolicibacterium aurum genome segment GAGCTGAAGGCCCACGACGCAATCCTTCTCGGCGCGATCGGCGACCCGTCGGTGCCGAGCGGGTTGTTGGAACGCGGGCTGTTGCTGCGTATCCGCTTCGAGCTCGACCATCACATCAACCTGCGCCCCGGGCGGCTCTACCCGGGCGTGAAGAGCCCGCTGGCCGGCGATCCGGAGATCGATTTCGTCGTCGTGCGGGAGGGCACCGAGGGGCCGTACACCGGCAACGGCGGCGCGATTCGCGTCGGCACGCCCCACGAGATCGCCACGGAGGTCAGCATCAACACCGCGTACGGCGTGCGCCGCGTGGTCCAGGATGCGTTCGGACGGGCTCAGCAGCGGCGCAAGCACCTGACCCTGGTGCACAAGAACAACGTGCTCGTCAACGCCGGGTCGCTGTGGTGGCGCACGGTCCAGACCGTCGCGTCCGAATACCCGGACGTCGAGGTCGCCTATCATCACGTCGATGCCGCGACGATCCACATGGTCACCGACCCGGGTCGCTACGACGTCATCGTCACCGACAACCTCTTCGGCGACATCATCACCGACCTCGCCGCGGCGGTGTGCGGCGGTATCGGCCTGGCCGCGAGCGGCAACATCGATGCCACCCTGACCAATCCGTCGATGTTCGAGCCGGTGCACGGCAGTGCCCCGGACATCGCGGGTCAGGGGATCGCGGATCCGACAGCGGCGATCATGTCGGTGTCGTTGCTGCTGGGGCACCTGGCCGAGTTCGACGCGGCGGCGCGGGTCGACAGCGCCGTCGCCGCGCACCTGGCCACCCGCGGTGACGCGCCGATGTCGACGGTGCAGGTCGGCGAGCGGATCCTCGGGAAGCTGTAACCATCGCGGGGATCGCGTCACTGACGCGGCAGTGCTGGTTGTTCGTGATCGGTGCGTCGTTCTTCGCGGCGGCCACCGCACCCGGCGTCCCGGCGTGGGTCGGTGCCGGTGCGGCGAACCTGCTGTGTTTCGTCGGTTCGTGGTTCTTCACCAGCGCGGCGTGGATGCAGCTCGTCCTCTCCGACCGCACCTCGCGATTCGAATGGTGGTCGGCTGCCGTGCAATTCGTCGGCACGCTGCTGTTCAATCTCAGTACCGGTGCGGCGGTGTGGGCGCACGCCGTGACGTCCGAACGGCGCTATGTCTGGGTGCCCGACGTGACGGGTTCGCTGTTCTTCCTCGTCAGCGGTGCGCTTGCCATGGTGGCGGTGGCCGCGGTCGCGGGCCTTCTGGACTTCCGCTCCCGTGACTGGCTTGCCGGCGCCGTCAATCTGATCGGCTGTGTGGCATTCGGGATTTCGGCGGTCGCAGCGTTCGTGCGGCCGACCGGTGTGACTGCGGACGAGGTGCTGGCCAACCTCGGTACGTTCGTCGGCGCGCTCTGCTTCCTGGCGGCCGCGCTGATCGAGCTGCCGCGTGGCGGGGCGAACCAGGCAGGGGGCCCTACCGATCCGGCTTGATCCCGACCGGGACGGCCGGGATCGCGATCAGCGGGAACAGCGCGCACACCGCGAAGGCCACCGGGTAGCCTGCGATGCCGATCAACGCGCCGAACAGCGGCGGCGCGACACCTTGGGCCAGCAGCTGGCTGGTGTTCTGCGTGCCCAGCGCCCGCCCGCTCCAGAACGGGCCGGCGTACTCCGCGATCGCGGTGAACGCCAAGCCGTTGTCGGACACCGTGATCACGGACGCGGCGATCATGAGGGCGATGCTCAGTGGCGACCCCAGCCAGTCCGTCAGGGCCAGCAGCGTCATCGATGCCACCGCCGCGGCCGCGATGATGCGAACGGGACGCAGCCGCGATGTCAGCACCTCGCCGGTTCGCTTGACGTAGGCATCCGACCAGCGGCCCGCGCCGATACGGCCGGCGGCGCCGAGGATCTGCGCGAAAAGGACGAGCGTGCCCGCCGACCCGGGGGACCATCCGTGCGCGGTGATCAGCCACACCAGAGCGAATGTCCACATGATCACCTGGGGGATGACCAGCAGCACCGAGGCCAGATGAATGCGCCACAGCATCCACGATCCGCGGTAGGGATTGGACAGCTGGCTCTCAGCTGCGTCGGCGCGGGGCGGCCGCGGCGGATCGATCACCGCCACCAGACAGACGAGAGCGGATGCGGCGCAGACGATCGCCGGGAACAGGAGTGCGGCGCAGACGCTGGAGAACTCGGCAAGGCGCGGGATCACCAGTGCCCCCACGCCGACACCCAGGGGCTGCGCGGTCTGCCGAATGCCCATCACCAGGCCCCGCTTCTCGGCGTCGAACCATCCGACCACAAGGCGGCCACTGGCGGTGTTGCTGCTGGCGGCGGCCATGCCGCCGAGGAACAGGAAGACTCCGACGGTGAACAGCGAGTCCGCGGACGCGGCGGCGAAGGCGGCGGCCGCGGTCAACGCCGACCCCACCGTCAGCACCATCCGCTCGCCGACGCGGTCGACGACATAACCCCATGCGATCAACGTCACCACCATGCCGAGGCTGGGCAGTGAGGACATCAGCGCGGCGGAGGCCAGATCGAGCCCGCGTTCGGTGTGCAGCGACGGGATGAGGAAGGCGACACCGTTGATGAACACGTTGGCGCACAGTGTGGCCGCCAATGCGATCACCAACATCGACCACCGCCTGATCGAACTGATCTGCGCCTCGGCCATGGCGCCATGGTTCCACAGCGATCCCAAAATACTGAACGTATATCTCACTATTCGAGACACTGCACAGTAGGCACCGCCGTCGTCGGGCCCGGACATCGCGGGCACTAGGCTGGGACCATGCGTCTCGGCCGAATCGCCAGTCCCGATGGAGTCGCCTTCGTCGCCATCGAAGGTCCGCCCGACGATCCAGGTGGTGCCGTCGCCCGCGAGATCGCCGAGCACCCGTTCGGCAACCCGACCTTCACGGGCCGGCAGTGGCCGCTCGCCGATGTACGACTGCTGGCGCCGATTCTGGCGAGCAAGGTCGTGTGCATGGGCAAGAACTACGCCGCCCACATCGAGGAGATGGGCGGCGGCACGTTCGAGGATCCGATCATCTTCCTCAAGCCCAACACCGCGATCATCGGGCCGAACACGCCCATCCAGCTACCCGCAGACGCCGATCCGGTGCACTTCGAGGGTGAACTGGCCGCCGTCATCGGCAGGCCCTGCAAGGACGTTCCGGCGTCCCGGGCCATGGAGAACATCCTCGGCTTCACGATCGCCAACGACGTCTCGGCGCGCGATCAGCAGCGCAAGGACGGCCAGTGGATGCGGGCAAAGGGGCATGACACCTTCTGCCCGGTCGGCCCGTGGATCGTCACCGACATCGATCCGACGGACCTTGAGATCCGTACCGAGGTCAACGGTGAGGTCAAGCAGCGCAGTCGAACCTCGCTGATGATCCACGACATCGGCGCGATCATCGAGTGGATCTCGGCGGTGATGACACTGCTTCCGGGCGACCTCATTCTGACCGGAACCCCCGAGGGTGTCGGCCCGCTCGAACACGGGGACACCGTCAGTATCTCCATTTCCGGAATCGGTACTTTGACCAATCCTGTTGTGCGTAAGGGCAAGTCGTGACCTCCGTCAGTGAATCACCCGTCCGCGTTCGATTCTGCCCGTCGCCGACCGGCACTCCGCACGTCGGCCTGATCCGCACGGCGCTGTTCAATTGGGCGTACGCCCGACACACCGGCGGCGCCTTCGTCTTCCGCATCGAGGACACCGATGCTCAGCGCGACAGCGAGGACAGCTATCTGGCTCTGCTCGACGCGCTGCGCTGGCTCGGCATGGACTGGGACGAGGGGCCGGAGGTCGGTGGCCCCTACGAGCCGTATCGCCAGTCCCTTCGCCGCGAGATATACCTCGATGTGATCGAACGCCTGCTCGCCGCGGGTGAGGCGTATGAAGCGTTCTCGACGGCCGACGAGGTCGAAGCACGCCACCTGGCGGCGGGGCGAAATCCGAAGCTGGGCTACGACAACTACGACCGCGATCTGACCGACGAGCAGCGCGCGGCGCTGCGGGCCGAGGGACGCCAGCCGGTCATCCGACTGCGCATGCCCGACACGGACCTGACCTGGAACGACCTCGTCCGCGGCGAGACCACGTTCCCCGCGGGCTCGGTGCCGGACTTCGCGTTGACCCGCGGCAGCGGAGATCCGTTGTACACGTTGGTCAACCCGGTCGATGACGCCATGATGAAGATCACCCACGTGCTGCGCGGCGAGGACCTCCTCCCGTCCACCCCGCGCCAGCTCGCTCTCTACGCCGCACTGATCCGCATCGGTGTGACCGATCAGACACCGCAGTTCGCGCATCTGCCTCCGGTGCTGGGAGACGGCAACAAGAAGCTGTCCAAGCGCGATCCGCAGTCGAATCTGTTTCTGCACCGTGAGCGGGGTTTCATCCCCGAGGGCCTGTTGAATTACCTTGCCCTGCTGGGATGGTCGATCGCCGACGATCGTGACATCTTCAGCCTCGACGAGATGGTGGCCGCGTTCGACGTCGTCGACGTCAACTCCAACCCGGCGCGCTTCGACCAGAAGAAGGCCGACGCCCTCAACGCCGAGCACATCCGGATGCTCGACGAGGCGGAGTTCGCGCGCCGCCTCGCCGAGTACTTCACGAGCCGCGGCCACACCACCGGCTTGGACGACGCGCAGTTCGCCGAGGCGGCTCGGCTGGTGCAGACCCGCATCGTGGTGCTCGGCGACGCATGGGACCTGCTCAAGTTCCTCGACGACGCCACGTTCACGCTCGACGAGAAGTCGGCGGCCAAGGAGTTGCGCGCCGAGGCGGTGCCGGTGCTCACGGCCGCACTGGAGGCCCTGGCGCGGATCGACCAGTGGGACACCAGCGGGATCGAGGACGCGCTCAAGAGCGCGTTGATCGACGGTCTCGAACTGAAGCCGCGTAAGGCGTTCGGTCCGGTCCGGGTGGCTGCGACGGGCTCGTCGATCAGCCCGCCCCTGTTCGAGTCGCTGGAGCTGCTGGGCCGCGAGCGCAGCCTGGAGCGGCTGCAGGCGGGCCGCGACCACGCGGCGGCGGCGGCCACCCCGGAGGCGTGAAAAACCGCCCCGAAATCTTTGATAGTCTGCTCGTCGGCCCATGAGAACGAGCCGAGCGGCACCACAGCGACGCAATGGGTCGGGAAAAGCTCGTGACCAGCGGTTACGGGTAGCATTGGGGTATGGTGTAATTGGCAACACAGCGGTTTCTGGTACCGCCATT includes the following:
- a CDS encoding 3-isopropylmalate dehydrogenase, which codes for MSAPTKLAVIGGDGIGPEVIGEALKVLDAVYPGVETTEYDLGARQYHKTGEVLPDSVLDELKAHDAILLGAIGDPSVPSGLLERGLLLRIRFELDHHINLRPGRLYPGVKSPLAGDPEIDFVVVREGTEGPYTGNGGAIRVGTPHEIATEVSINTAYGVRRVVQDAFGRAQQRRKHLTLVHKNNVLVNAGSLWWRTVQTVASEYPDVEVAYHHVDAATIHMVTDPGRYDVIVTDNLFGDIITDLAAAVCGGIGLAASGNIDATLTNPSMFEPVHGSAPDIAGQGIADPTAAIMSVSLLLGHLAEFDAAARVDSAVAAHLATRGDAPMSTVQVGERILGKL
- the gltX gene encoding glutamate--tRNA ligase, yielding MTSVSESPVRVRFCPSPTGTPHVGLIRTALFNWAYARHTGGAFVFRIEDTDAQRDSEDSYLALLDALRWLGMDWDEGPEVGGPYEPYRQSLRREIYLDVIERLLAAGEAYEAFSTADEVEARHLAAGRNPKLGYDNYDRDLTDEQRAALRAEGRQPVIRLRMPDTDLTWNDLVRGETTFPAGSVPDFALTRGSGDPLYTLVNPVDDAMMKITHVLRGEDLLPSTPRQLALYAALIRIGVTDQTPQFAHLPPVLGDGNKKLSKRDPQSNLFLHRERGFIPEGLLNYLALLGWSIADDRDIFSLDEMVAAFDVVDVNSNPARFDQKKADALNAEHIRMLDEAEFARRLAEYFTSRGHTTGLDDAQFAEAARLVQTRIVVLGDAWDLLKFLDDATFTLDEKSAAKELRAEAVPVLTAALEALARIDQWDTSGIEDALKSALIDGLELKPRKAFGPVRVAATGSSISPPLFESLELLGRERSLERLQAGRDHAAAAATPEA
- a CDS encoding fumarylacetoacetate hydrolase family protein; this encodes MRLGRIASPDGVAFVAIEGPPDDPGGAVAREIAEHPFGNPTFTGRQWPLADVRLLAPILASKVVCMGKNYAAHIEEMGGGTFEDPIIFLKPNTAIIGPNTPIQLPADADPVHFEGELAAVIGRPCKDVPASRAMENILGFTIANDVSARDQQRKDGQWMRAKGHDTFCPVGPWIVTDIDPTDLEIRTEVNGEVKQRSRTSLMIHDIGAIIEWISAVMTLLPGDLILTGTPEGVGPLEHGDTVSISISGIGTLTNPVVRKGKS
- a CDS encoding MFS transporter, with protein sequence MAEAQISSIRRWSMLVIALAATLCANVFINGVAFLIPSLHTERGLDLASAALMSSLPSLGMVVTLIAWGYVVDRVGERMVLTVGSALTAAAAFAAASADSLFTVGVFLFLGGMAAASSNTASGRLVVGWFDAEKRGLVMGIRQTAQPLGVGVGALVIPRLAEFSSVCAALLFPAIVCAASALVCLVAVIDPPRPPRADAAESQLSNPYRGSWMLWRIHLASVLLVIPQVIMWTFALVWLITAHGWSPGSAGTLVLFAQILGAAGRIGAGRWSDAYVKRTGEVLTSRLRPVRIIAAAAVASMTLLALTDWLGSPLSIALMIAASVITVSDNGLAFTAIAEYAGPFWSGRALGTQNTSQLLAQGVAPPLFGALIGIAGYPVAFAVCALFPLIAIPAVPVGIKPDR